From one Anopheles bellator chromosome 1, idAnoBellAS_SP24_06.2, whole genome shotgun sequence genomic stretch:
- the LOC131216224 gene encoding NFU1 iron-sulfur cluster scaffold homolog, mitochondrial-like, with amino-acid sequence MLRNTIKGLVRLRHSASMRWFSTMRFIQTQDTPNPDSLKFLPGIAVLEAGQTMDFPTVASAQCSPLAKLLFRIEGVRSVFFGGDFVTISKQEGAEWRVIKPEAFAVIMDFFASGLPVVKDAQPNTSTQINDEDDEIVQMIKELLDTRIRPTVQEDGGDIIFMGFEDGVVKLKMQGSCSSCPSSIVTLKNGVQNMLQFYIPDVVSVEQVTDEVDEITEKEFMRLEKQINQKDEKSD; translated from the exons ATGTTGAGAAATACAATTAAAGGTCTGGTAAGACTTCGGCACAGTGCATCAATGCGGTG GTTCAGTACGATGCGATTTATACAAACGCAAGACACCCCGAACCCagatagtttaaaatttctGCCTGGTATTGCGGTTCTTGAGGCTGGTCAAACAATGGACTTTCCAACTGTTGCATCCGCTCAGTGCAGTCCGCTGGCCAAACTTCTGTTTCGAATTGAGGGCGTCCGTTCGGTGTTCTTTGGGGGCGACTTTGTGACAATATCTAAACAAGAGGGTGCAGAATGGCGTGTTATCAAACCGGAAGCATTCGCTGTGATCATGGACTTTTTTGCCAGCGGTTTACCTGTGGTGAAAGATGCACAACCCAACACCAGCACACAGATcaatgatgaagatgatgaaatCGTACAAATGATCAAGGAACTGCTCGACACGCGCATCAGGCCCACGGTACAAGAAGACGGCGGCGACATTATTTTTATGGGCTTTGAAGACGGGGTAGTGAAGCTTAAAATGCAGGGCTCTTGCTCCTCGTGTCCCAGCTCGATTGTGACCCTGAAAAATGGTGTCCAGAACATGCTTCAATTTTACATTCCCGACGTGGTATCCGTCGAACAAGTAACGGACGAAGTGGATGAAATAACGGAGAAGGAATTTATGCGActcgaaaaacaaattaaccaAAAGGATGAGAAATCAGATTAA